One Verrucomicrobiota bacterium DNA segment encodes these proteins:
- the rapA gene encoding RNA polymerase-associated protein RapA — protein MDLFVVGQRCLSEPEPELGLGIITSVDRYQVGVDFPTSGEKRIYATGASVLKRVKFRVGETVLTKDEEKLTIEEVVEADGLLIYVGGGFRVSEDEISDITNFSLPHERLMKGKVDSGEVFELRFKTLQAQVNSRQSSVRGYLGGRVDLIPHQIYILNEVATRQIPRVLLADEVGLGKTIEACLILQRLLAVGKVSRAIILVPESLVHQWFVELLRRFNLWFSIFDEERCQSVEHGDPGANPFLDEQLVLCSVSFLTGSEIRQKQAIEGEWDMVVVDEAHHLEWAPDKVSDDYVLVDELALRSPGLLLLTATPTQLGLPGHFARLRLLDPARYDDFDSFLKEAEDFGVIAEIAGKIIDDKVLNKTDQKHLKRIFDKDTEGLEGHLLALASKDAGAKDELLTALLDQHGTGRVMFRNTRSNMTGFPKRKFIPELIDEDNKTLLNRIRRELEAEENDHEDDIRYSFKEDPRIDWLADFLKSNRDQKLLLICKSQRKVLALEAALQEKISAKVGLFHEGLALVKRDRNAAWFAEEDGAQLLICSEIGSEGRNFQFAHHLVLFDLPLNPGLLEQRIGRLDRIGQTETIQVHVPFVKGSCQEFLADWYHRGLNSIETSLHGGTEFQDRFRKRVLEMALEYDAASMVVPGNPWDKLVEETIVFREQLQEKLRKGRDRLLELNSFDKNVAGKIIERIREVDSDSSFREGLCDIFDHYGVRLHEHDEGDIFLDPSHAYIEAYPSIPQEGMMATFDRARAITREDMAFISPDHPIYWDSMDLLVNSKAGTTALGLIEANTSNILLEAIFVCEAVADSKWHVEQYLAPTPIRMLVDIRGNDLSDDRTHEAITAEAEDGNIYRFLEMPGFNEGLLKAMIEGATELAEAEAEALKAKAGTTAHAMLSAAYRRLVDLRKINDHVRLDEIDHARKQLKKTLNAIAHARLRLDSIRLIVEGATESLL, from the coding sequence ATGGATTTATTTGTAGTTGGTCAGAGATGCTTGAGTGAGCCGGAACCCGAACTGGGTTTGGGGATTATTACGAGTGTTGATCGCTATCAGGTGGGGGTGGATTTCCCAACCAGTGGTGAAAAACGTATTTATGCTACCGGCGCGTCTGTTTTGAAACGCGTCAAGTTTCGCGTTGGCGAGACTGTGCTTACGAAAGACGAGGAGAAGTTGACTATCGAAGAAGTAGTTGAAGCGGATGGCTTGCTTATCTATGTGGGTGGTGGATTTCGAGTGAGTGAAGACGAGATTTCAGACATCACGAACTTTAGCTTGCCTCATGAGCGCCTGATGAAGGGTAAGGTGGATTCTGGTGAAGTATTCGAGCTACGCTTCAAAACGCTCCAGGCTCAGGTAAATTCCAGGCAATCATCCGTCCGGGGCTACCTTGGAGGTCGTGTAGACCTTATTCCTCATCAGATTTATATTTTAAACGAAGTGGCCACTCGCCAAATCCCCCGTGTACTACTCGCTGACGAAGTAGGACTTGGGAAGACAATCGAAGCATGTCTTATACTTCAGCGCCTTCTTGCCGTAGGAAAAGTGAGCCGCGCCATTATTTTAGTGCCGGAATCCTTGGTCCACCAGTGGTTTGTAGAACTCTTACGTCGATTTAATTTGTGGTTCAGTATCTTCGATGAGGAACGCTGCCAGTCAGTGGAGCACGGGGATCCCGGTGCAAATCCATTTCTCGATGAACAGTTGGTGCTTTGCAGTGTTTCCTTTTTAACCGGAAGTGAAATCCGTCAGAAGCAAGCTATTGAGGGCGAATGGGACATGGTGGTCGTCGATGAAGCGCATCACCTTGAATGGGCACCCGATAAGGTGAGCGATGACTACGTTTTGGTTGATGAACTGGCCCTTCGTTCACCGGGACTTTTGCTCCTTACCGCAACACCAACTCAACTAGGTTTGCCGGGGCACTTTGCCCGATTGCGTCTGCTTGACCCCGCTCGTTATGACGATTTCGACAGTTTTCTCAAGGAAGCTGAAGATTTTGGTGTGATTGCCGAAATCGCTGGAAAAATCATTGATGACAAAGTCCTGAATAAAACGGATCAGAAACACCTGAAGCGAATTTTCGATAAGGATACTGAGGGATTGGAAGGCCATTTACTTGCTTTGGCTTCGAAGGATGCAGGCGCAAAGGATGAATTATTAACCGCCTTGCTCGATCAACACGGCACTGGCCGGGTAATGTTTCGCAATACTCGTTCCAATATGACTGGCTTCCCTAAGAGAAAATTCATTCCGGAATTGATCGATGAGGATAACAAGACCTTGCTGAATCGGATTCGTCGTGAGCTCGAAGCCGAGGAAAATGATCACGAGGATGATATTCGTTATTCGTTTAAAGAAGATCCACGTATCGATTGGTTGGCAGATTTTTTGAAATCAAACCGGGACCAGAAACTGCTTCTCATCTGTAAGTCGCAGCGAAAGGTCTTGGCATTGGAAGCTGCCCTTCAGGAAAAGATCAGCGCGAAAGTGGGACTGTTTCATGAAGGCCTTGCCCTGGTTAAACGAGATAGGAATGCTGCCTGGTTCGCGGAAGAAGATGGTGCCCAATTGCTCATTTGTTCGGAAATTGGGAGTGAGGGTAGAAATTTTCAGTTTGCCCACCATCTCGTCTTGTTTGATCTGCCGCTCAATCCGGGATTGCTTGAACAACGAATTGGTCGACTGGACCGAATAGGACAAACCGAGACGATTCAGGTTCATGTGCCATTTGTGAAAGGTAGCTGTCAGGAGTTCCTCGCTGACTGGTATCACCGTGGCCTCAACTCAATCGAAACCTCTTTGCATGGTGGAACCGAGTTTCAGGATCGCTTCAGGAAGAGGGTTTTGGAGATGGCTCTGGAATATGATGCAGCCAGTATGGTTGTCCCTGGAAATCCATGGGATAAACTCGTTGAGGAAACGATTGTTTTTCGTGAACAACTTCAGGAAAAACTACGCAAAGGCAGGGACCGGTTGTTGGAATTGAACTCCTTCGATAAGAATGTTGCTGGTAAGATTATAGAGCGTATCCGGGAAGTGGACTCGGATTCCAGTTTTAGAGAAGGATTGTGTGATATTTTTGATCACTACGGAGTGCGGTTGCATGAGCACGATGAGGGCGATATCTTTTTAGATCCTTCTCACGCCTATATCGAAGCTTATCCCTCTATTCCCCAGGAAGGTATGATGGCGACTTTTGATCGGGCGAGAGCGATAACCCGGGAAGACATGGCCTTTATCTCACCAGACCACCCCATTTATTGGGACTCTATGGATCTTCTCGTGAATTCCAAGGCAGGTACTACCGCGCTAGGTCTGATTGAAGCCAATACTTCCAATATTTTATTGGAGGCAATTTTTGTATGTGAAGCGGTGGCTGATTCGAAGTGGCACGTGGAGCAATACCTTGCCCCGACTCCCATCCGCATGCTGGTGGATATTCGGGGTAATGATCTAAGTGATGATCGTACGCATGAAGCTATTACGGCTGAAGCGGAAGATGGAAATATTTATCGTTTTCTGGAGATGCCGGGTTTCAACGAAGGTTTACTCAAGGCCATGATTGAGGGTGCAACCGAATTGGCGGAAGCAGAAGCCGAAGCACTCAAAGCAAAAGCGGGAACAACAGCCCACGCCATGCTCAGCGCTGCCTATAGACGTCTGGTTGATTTACGAAAGATCAACGATCACGTCCGTTTGGACGAGATCGACCATGCAAGGAAACAATTGAAAAAAACCTTGAATGCCATAGCTCATGCACGCCTGAGGCTTGATTCGATTCGCCTGATTGTTGAAGGCGCAACCGAGAGCTTACTCTAA
- a CDS encoding amidohydrolase family protein, with product MSNLPHLPLISWIFLLLTTLGFTPSSSIMAASNLDYLSSIKKFDVHTHERVDELFIREILDEDNWKYINVCVASRGSESTKSQRENARVLLEKYPRYFAWTTTFDVEGMFEPSWVDSVLKGLKEDFDHGAIGVKVWKNIGMEIRKPNGDYIQLDDPLFKPIWELIAREGKTLMAHMGEPLHAWMPTFTTEDGFTRNYWATHPEYSFYDKPEKPSYSDIISAADTVIRENPDMRYVGAHLASLEFDVAELAMRMDMYPNFAVEIGGRTRYLMWQAHGKVRAFFIKYQDRIMYGTDMGASAGLSDRQRRERKAQIKERNRQFARYYATDDEIPFGDLLSSDKPVREPEYYVTGLALPQKVLKKVYYDNVLKWFPGVEQEYRD from the coding sequence ATGTCCAATTTACCCCATCTGCCTCTGATTTCGTGGATTTTCCTTCTGTTGACCACCCTTGGATTCACTCCCAGCTCATCCATCATGGCCGCATCCAATCTCGATTACCTATCTTCGATCAAGAAATTTGATGTGCACACACACGAGCGCGTCGATGAGCTTTTTATCCGGGAGATACTGGATGAAGACAATTGGAAGTACATTAACGTCTGTGTTGCCAGTCGAGGTTCGGAAAGCACCAAAAGCCAACGTGAAAATGCACGAGTGCTGCTGGAAAAGTATCCGAGGTATTTTGCCTGGACTACAACCTTCGACGTGGAAGGCATGTTCGAGCCGAGTTGGGTGGATTCCGTTTTGAAAGGCTTAAAAGAAGATTTTGATCACGGCGCAATCGGTGTTAAAGTATGGAAGAATATCGGCATGGAAATCAGAAAGCCGAATGGAGATTATATTCAACTGGATGATCCCCTGTTTAAACCGATCTGGGAACTGATTGCCAGAGAAGGTAAAACCCTGATGGCTCATATGGGTGAACCGCTTCACGCCTGGATGCCCACCTTTACTACAGAAGATGGATTCACCAGAAATTATTGGGCGACGCACCCCGAATACAGTTTTTATGACAAACCCGAAAAACCATCCTACAGCGACATCATCTCGGCAGCGGATACTGTAATCCGTGAAAATCCGGATATGCGCTATGTCGGCGCACACTTGGCCAGCCTGGAGTTTGATGTGGCCGAGCTCGCAATGCGCATGGATATGTACCCCAACTTTGCAGTAGAGATTGGAGGCCGCACCCGTTATCTTATGTGGCAGGCGCACGGGAAAGTGAGGGCTTTCTTTATTAAATACCAGGACCGGATCATGTACGGAACCGATATGGGAGCGTCGGCAGGTTTAAGCGATCGGCAACGCAGAGAAAGGAAAGCACAGATCAAGGAACGCAACCGTCAGTTTGCTCGTTACTATGCTACCGACGATGAGATTCCCTTTGGAGATTTACTTTCCTCAGATAAGCCAGTTCGAGAACCAGAGTATTACGTGACAGGATTGGCATTGCCCCAAAAGGTCCTGAAAAAAGTATACTATGATAACGTATTGAAGTGGTTTCCTGGCGTTGAACAAGAATACCGTGATTGA
- the dinB gene encoding DNA polymerase IV → MHPMRKIIHIDMDCFYAAVECRDDPSVADKPVGVGGAGGRSVLTTCNYEARKFGCRSAMPVYTAMKLCPHLIIKPIRFSAYRAESAKIRSIFKRYTALIEPLSLDEAYLDVTHREEYAWQIAKEIRKKIWDETQLTASAGISCNKMLAKIASDWKKPNGQFAVLPEEIEAFMTDLPVRKLHGVGPKSAARLHSLGFETCGQLREAPLGELLRHFGPTWGTEMYKLCRGQDDRPVEATRLRKSMSNETTFSDDLDSLQACLDELPELVDELKGDLDKASMKDRVYKVFLKLKFGDFTTTTKERIGSDVSLQTYIPLLEEAFGRSSEPVRLLGVGVKFEEPSRMDDRQLEMFDR, encoded by the coding sequence ATTCACCCCATGCGGAAGATTATCCATATTGATATGGATTGTTTTTACGCTGCGGTGGAATGTCGCGATGATCCTTCTGTAGCTGATAAACCGGTTGGAGTTGGGGGTGCTGGTGGGCGGAGTGTTCTGACGACCTGCAATTACGAAGCGCGTAAGTTTGGTTGTCGTTCCGCCATGCCCGTCTATACGGCCATGAAACTTTGTCCTCACCTTATCATCAAACCCATTCGTTTTTCTGCTTATCGAGCAGAGTCAGCCAAAATTCGTTCGATATTCAAACGCTACACGGCGCTCATCGAACCGCTGTCGTTGGATGAAGCTTATTTGGATGTTACGCATCGTGAGGAGTATGCCTGGCAAATTGCCAAAGAAATTAGAAAGAAGATTTGGGATGAGACACAGCTCACGGCCAGTGCAGGTATTTCGTGCAACAAAATGCTGGCGAAAATCGCAAGTGATTGGAAAAAACCAAACGGACAGTTTGCCGTGTTACCTGAAGAGATCGAAGCTTTCATGACTGACCTTCCTGTACGGAAGTTACATGGCGTGGGTCCGAAATCAGCAGCTCGCCTACATTCCCTCGGATTTGAAACTTGTGGTCAATTAAGAGAAGCTCCTTTGGGCGAGCTTCTGCGTCATTTCGGTCCCACCTGGGGAACGGAAATGTATAAGCTGTGCCGCGGTCAGGATGATCGTCCTGTCGAAGCGACACGCTTACGAAAATCTATGAGTAATGAAACAACCTTTTCGGATGATCTCGATTCGCTACAGGCATGTCTCGACGAATTGCCCGAATTGGTCGATGAACTGAAGGGAGACCTGGACAAAGCCAGTATGAAGGATCGAGTCTATAAAGTGTTTCTGAAATTGAAATTTGGAGATTTTACAACCACGACCAAAGAACGAATCGGAAGCGACGTTTCTTTGCAGACCTACATCCCGCTATTGGAAGAAGCTTTTGGAAGGAGCTCAGAGCCTGTTCGACTTCTGGGAGTTGGAGTGAAATTTGAAGAACCTTCCAGGATGGACGACCGTCAGTTGGAAATGTTCGACCGTTAA
- a CDS encoding ankyrin repeat domain-containing protein yields MFYRPNKAFKISNSLLILLTIQLALLSGCGKSESKNPQMENVETKTLVKKPPVQTSNKIAIPFDIAVQAALEGHTATVQQALDTGTNPNQLDENGRNMLMVASFNGHKDIMEMLIKAGTTIDTQDVAGRTALMFASTGKDMDTISLLLKHGAKVNLVDREEHWSPLMFAAAEGNIEVVQLLLDNGADITHVDIDGESSELFARNNGHTDVADLLKNLIK; encoded by the coding sequence ATGTTCTACCGACCCAACAAAGCATTCAAAATCAGCAACTCTCTGCTCATACTTCTCACAATCCAATTGGCGCTTCTCAGCGGTTGCGGCAAGAGTGAATCGAAAAATCCGCAGATGGAGAATGTTGAAACCAAGACTCTGGTAAAAAAGCCGCCAGTACAAACTTCCAACAAAATTGCCATCCCATTCGATATCGCGGTTCAAGCGGCGCTCGAAGGTCATACGGCAACGGTTCAACAAGCACTCGATACCGGTACGAATCCGAATCAATTGGATGAAAATGGTCGAAACATGCTCATGGTCGCCTCGTTCAACGGGCATAAAGACATCATGGAAATGTTAATTAAAGCTGGCACCACGATCGACACCCAGGACGTGGCTGGCAGAACCGCACTGATGTTTGCCTCAACCGGCAAGGACATGGACACGATCAGTTTACTCCTGAAACACGGTGCCAAGGTCAACCTGGTTGATAGAGAAGAGCACTGGTCCCCTCTGATGTTTGCCGCAGCTGAAGGAAATATAGAGGTTGTCCAACTTCTTTTGGATAATGGTGCCGATATCACACACGTCGATATCGACGGTGAATCTTCCGAATTGTTTGCCAGAAACAATGGTCATACAGATGTGGCAGATTTATTGAAGAATTTGATAAAATAG
- a CDS encoding methyltransferase domain-containing protein: MKWRSIIGIILIGTLSIPAFAQKESVNPGINASYLKEGLIIEEWIERLEAEGREVFDNREAIVNALGLKPGMSMVDVGTGTGAHLPYLSAKVQSSGTVYAVDIVPEFLEHIDKQIEANGWKNIETVQCTERSIEVPDNSVDLALICNVYHHFEYPSDSLASIHKALRKGGRIALIDFKRIPGVSTDWILSHMRAGQEVFENEIKEAGFKKTGEVDYFLTDNYMVIFEKIE, from the coding sequence ATGAAGTGGAGAAGCATAATTGGAATTATACTGATTGGAACCCTGAGCATCCCAGCCTTCGCGCAAAAAGAAAGCGTGAATCCTGGGATAAATGCCTCCTACTTGAAGGAAGGCCTAATCATCGAGGAGTGGATTGAACGATTGGAAGCCGAAGGCCGGGAAGTATTCGATAACCGCGAGGCGATTGTGAATGCTCTGGGACTAAAACCCGGCATGAGCATGGTCGATGTGGGAACAGGTACGGGCGCACACCTCCCCTACCTCTCAGCCAAAGTCCAATCCAGCGGCACGGTTTACGCCGTCGATATTGTTCCAGAATTCCTGGAACATATTGACAAACAAATCGAGGCCAACGGCTGGAAGAACATCGAAACAGTCCAATGCACCGAGCGCTCAATTGAGGTGCCGGATAATTCAGTCGATCTCGCTTTAATCTGCAATGTGTACCACCACTTTGAGTACCCAAGTGACTCATTGGCATCCATTCACAAGGCACTTCGAAAGGGAGGCAGAATTGCGCTGATCGATTTTAAACGTATTCCGGGAGTGAGCACGGATTGGATACTAAGTCACATGCGGGCCGGGCAAGAGGTGTTTGAAAACGAAATAAAGGAAGCGGGTTTCAAAAAGACAGGTGAAGTGGATTATTTCTTGACCGACAACTATATGGTCATTTTCGAAAAGATTGAGTAG